Below is a genomic region from Plasmodium reichenowi strain SY57 chromosome Unknown, whole genome shotgun sequence.
taataataataataataataacagTAAGAAGagtattaaaaaaaagaatgatTATAGTActtgtaaaaaaaaaaattattttaattattttagtaatatacatttttgtGAAAATAAGCATGAAAAAGTATACTTGTTTGGTGATAAACGTTGTTTAATCAAAGAGA
It encodes:
- a CDS encoding regulator of chromosome condensation, putative, with protein sequence NNNNNNNSKKSIKKKNDYSTCKKKNYFNYFSNIHFCENKHEKVYLFGDKRCLIKETNEDGECRFFERNKIKVKKISFGNCIASCITENDEIYIWGSYEK